The Pontibacter korlensis sequence TATGTAAACGAGCAGATCCATACAGTGCTAGGCTATGATGAGCATGATGTGGCTGCTATGGAGGGACAGATATTTACCCATATTGTACTTCCAGAGCTCCTTCACAAGGTAAAGGAACACACATCAAGAACAGCAATGGCCAAGGATGGTGAAGTGCTGGACATGGAGTATCAAGTACGTACTAAGTCCGGAGCCATTAAAACTCTGTTCTGCCGGGAAAGTGTATTCAAGCGCAAAGACAATGGGCAGGTAAAGTTAGTAATTGGGTCTGCTGAGGATGTAACACAGGTGCGCCAGCAAAGTCAGGAGTTAATGCGTCAGAAGGAATTCTACGAATCCATACTTAACCATATCCCGTCTGATGTAGCTGTTTACAATAATAAGCTCGAGTACCTGTTTACCAATCCTGCGGCCATTATGGACCCGGAGCTACGGCAATGGATTGTAGGTAAAACCAACGAAGACTATAGCCGCCACCGCAATATTCCCTTTAGCAGAATGGAAACACGCAGTAAGCACTTACAGCGTGTGCTCCAAGTCAAAAGCAAAGTAGAATTTGAAGAACACCTGACTGACAAGAACGGAAACGATTCCTACCACATCCGCAGGCTTAACCCTGTACTAAACAAGGATCGTGAAGTAGAGCTCATCATTGGCCATGGCTTAAACATTACAGAACTGCGCCAGGCTCAGGAGGAAATCATTGCAAGTGAAGCAAAAAACAGAGCTATACTCGCCGCCATTCCGGATTTAATGTTCATCATTGATAAGAATGGCAACTACCTGGACATGAAAAACGAGGCGCAGAAACACCTGTTAGTTCCTACAGAGGATATCATAGGCAACAATGTCTTCAATTTGCTACCGCACGAGCTAGCCTTAAAGTTCATGGCTTTGATAGCTAAGGTGTTAAAAACTGGTGAACATGAAAAGGTGGATTACGAATTAGAACTACCAGATGGAAAGCGCAGTTATGAAGGCCGCATACTAAAGTACAGCGAAAACGAAATCCTGTCCATTACCAGAGATATAACTGATGAGAAATTGGTAGCTCAGGAGGTTAGGGAGAAAAATGAATTTATTGGGCAAGTGCTGGATGCAAGCCCAAGCCTGATTTATGTAAAGGATGCTGAGGGCAAACTGATTCTGGCTAATCAGGAATTTGCCAAACTTCATAATAAACCACTTCATGAACTAGTTGGCTTTAACAACCATGATTTTCATATAAATAAAGAAGAGGCGGACTTTTACTTAGAAATAGATAAACAGGTAATTAGAGAGAACCAGGAGGTAAGAATTCAGGAGCGATTCACGGATAAAAACGGTGAGGTGCAGTGGTTCAGTACTATCAAGAAACCTATCGTCACTAGCAACGGTAAGGTGAATGTGCTTGGTATATCTACCAATATAACAGAGCAGCGCTTAGCTAACAAGCGCCTTAAAAACAGCGAAGAACTGCACAGGCTCCTGTCAGAAAACTCTAAGGACATGGTAAGCCTACACCACCTGGATGGAAGCTTCATCTATGTTTCAAAAGCTGTAGAAGAGATTCTTGGGTTTAAACAGGAGGAGCTTTTGGAGAAGCAGACTTGCCATGTCATACACCCTGCAGATCTTGCTGCTGTACAGCAGCAGGTAAAGGTTGAGGTTCTGGAGAAAAAGAAAAGTTTAACGCTACAGCACCGTATGCTGCGTCGGGACGGATCCGAGTTGTGGGTGGAGACTGATATAAGCCCAATCCTCAATGAATTAGGAGAACCTGTTAAGTTCCAGTCTGCGGCACGAGATATTACTGAACGACGGAAAGCTGATAAATCCCTGAAGAACAGCGAGAAAAAGTATCGGGACCTAATCAATTACAGCCAAGCCTTTATTTGCACCCACGACTTAGAAGGAGTAATACACTCAGTTAACCCATACCTTTTGAACATGCTGGGGTATACCTCTGAAGAGATGATTGGTCATAATCTGGTTGAATTCTTCCCTGCAGAGAACAAAGCTAAATTCACTTTGTATCTCCAGCAGTTTAGCAACAAAAACTTGATGGAAGGTGTGCTTACTATACTGGATAAGGAAAAAGAGCAACGCCACCTGTACTACCACAATTATAAGGTAGAAGAGCCAAACATGGCTCCTTACATCATCGCCATTGCACAGGATATAACAGACCGTATGCGTACAGAACAGCAGTTAACCAAAGCCAAGGAAGCTGCGGAGGAATCAGCACGTGTTAAGGAGAACTTCCTGGCAAACATGAGCCATGAGATACGTACGCCAATGAACGGTATATTGGGTATGGCGAGCCTGCTCAATAAAACTCAGCTAGACGATGTACAGCAGAATTACCTGAAGATCATCCGGCAGTCAGCCGACAACCTACTGGTTGTGATTAATGACATTTTGGATATAGCTAAGATAGAAGCAGGAAAACTGGAACTGGAGGAAATACCGTTTAACCTGGCAGATGCAGTTCAGGTAGCTTTCCAGACGTTCATCTATAAAGCAGAAGAAAAAGAAATTGCTTATATCCTGAAGCCTTTGGAATTGACGCACACGATGGTTTTAGGTGACCCATACCGCCTGAACCAGGTACTGCTCAACCTACTAAGCAATGCAATCAAGTTTACAGACATGGGTAGCGTTACGCTTGATTGTAAACTACTGGAGGAACAGGAGGATAGGTTAACAGTTGAGTTTTCTGTTACTGACACCGGCATAGGTATACCTGAGACTAAAATTGATTACATCTTTGAAGGCTTCAGCCAGGCTTATTCTAGTACTACGCGCAAGTATGGCGGCACAGGACTTGGCCTCAGCATCTCTAAAACGTTAATCGAAATGCAGGAAGGCAAAATTTGGGTTGAAAGCGCAGAAGACGCCGGTAGCACTTTTAAATTTGTACTTACTTACATGAAATCGGCGGAAGCTGAGGTTACCAGACTCGAAGAGCAAACTGACTACAGTAGCCTAGGCCCTATCAGTATACTTTTAGCGGAAGATAACGAGGTTAACATTTTCCTGGCCCAGTCCATTTTAGAAGGCTGGGGTGCCAAAGTTGATGTGGCTTATAATGGTCGGGAAGCAGTAGAACTGGCGGAGAAAAACGATTACGACATTGTGCTGATGGATATCCAGATGCCGGAGCTAAGCGGCCTGGATGCGACTCATAGAATACGTAGTTCCGAAAACAAGGTAAAAGCCAACATTCCGATCATAGCACTTACAGCTAATGCACTTAAAGGCGATGCTGAAAAGTACTTAACAGCTGGAATGAACGATTATGTGTCAAAGCCTTTTGAAGAGGAAAAGCTGTTCATGAAAATTGCGGCCTTACTACCACATAAGCGCAGAAGATCATCGGAAGCCGAGGCTGATTCACAAGCACCTGCTAAGGCTGCTGTTGCTAGTGAGCCACTTTATGACCTGAGCCTCCTGGAAAAGATATCCCGTGGAAATCAGACTTTCATCAAGCGTACAAAACAGCTATTTGTGGAGACTGTGCCTGTAACGGTTTCAGACATGCAGCAAAAGCGAGATCAGGAAGATTGGACAGGCGTAAGTGCTGCTGCCCATAAGCTTAAGTCTACCATAGACACCATGCGTATCGACAAATTAAAGGAAGTAGTGCGTCGTATCGAAAGCAACGCTAAGGCTCAGGAGGATATACCTACTGTAAATGCAGACATTGAAGTATTGGTTGAAGTAATAGATCAAGTTGTCGATCAACTGTCCGCTGATTTAGCTTAAGTTTTGTACTCATATTCTACCCAGAGCCGTTTTTCCAGAACATGAAAAAACGGCTCTTTCTTTTCCTACCAGGCTTGCTCCTATTTACCGCACAAGTCCACATCTCCCCTACCCTATTTAATTGGTCTTTAAGGAGAAAGATGAACTATAGAATTTGTATATTCATTCTGTAAGAGCCACCGCAGAATTAGCATATGCAACAGTATGAAATTA is a genomic window containing:
- a CDS encoding PAS domain S-box protein, coding for MVTNEELLRQLEEERSARIAAEKLAEARLQELKRIASIGLSGSPATDSDFVSQIRDEETNYTNWLELQAEVQNEYPNPVLRTSCDGEILFANLAAQAFLLKLGQSRLKGLGRLLISHVKRLAVGKSNRAASFDSFIAGRHYHVLIYAVPEKNYFNIYMTDFTEQREAEVALQESQTLLRNIAHTIPNIVYIYDVDEDSCIYVNEQIHTVLGYDEHDVAAMEGQIFTHIVLPELLHKVKEHTSRTAMAKDGEVLDMEYQVRTKSGAIKTLFCRESVFKRKDNGQVKLVIGSAEDVTQVRQQSQELMRQKEFYESILNHIPSDVAVYNNKLEYLFTNPAAIMDPELRQWIVGKTNEDYSRHRNIPFSRMETRSKHLQRVLQVKSKVEFEEHLTDKNGNDSYHIRRLNPVLNKDREVELIIGHGLNITELRQAQEEIIASEAKNRAILAAIPDLMFIIDKNGNYLDMKNEAQKHLLVPTEDIIGNNVFNLLPHELALKFMALIAKVLKTGEHEKVDYELELPDGKRSYEGRILKYSENEILSITRDITDEKLVAQEVREKNEFIGQVLDASPSLIYVKDAEGKLILANQEFAKLHNKPLHELVGFNNHDFHINKEEADFYLEIDKQVIRENQEVRIQERFTDKNGEVQWFSTIKKPIVTSNGKVNVLGISTNITEQRLANKRLKNSEELHRLLSENSKDMVSLHHLDGSFIYVSKAVEEILGFKQEELLEKQTCHVIHPADLAAVQQQVKVEVLEKKKSLTLQHRMLRRDGSELWVETDISPILNELGEPVKFQSAARDITERRKADKSLKNSEKKYRDLINYSQAFICTHDLEGVIHSVNPYLLNMLGYTSEEMIGHNLVEFFPAENKAKFTLYLQQFSNKNLMEGVLTILDKEKEQRHLYYHNYKVEEPNMAPYIIAIAQDITDRMRTEQQLTKAKEAAEESARVKENFLANMSHEIRTPMNGILGMASLLNKTQLDDVQQNYLKIIRQSADNLLVVINDILDIAKIEAGKLELEEIPFNLADAVQVAFQTFIYKAEEKEIAYILKPLELTHTMVLGDPYRLNQVLLNLLSNAIKFTDMGSVTLDCKLLEEQEDRLTVEFSVTDTGIGIPETKIDYIFEGFSQAYSSTTRKYGGTGLGLSISKTLIEMQEGKIWVESAEDAGSTFKFVLTYMKSAEAEVTRLEEQTDYSSLGPISILLAEDNEVNIFLAQSILEGWGAKVDVAYNGREAVELAEKNDYDIVLMDIQMPELSGLDATHRIRSSENKVKANIPIIALTANALKGDAEKYLTAGMNDYVSKPFEEEKLFMKIAALLPHKRRRSSEAEADSQAPAKAAVASEPLYDLSLLEKISRGNQTFIKRTKQLFVETVPVTVSDMQQKRDQEDWTGVSAAAHKLKSTIDTMRIDKLKEVVRRIESNAKAQEDIPTVNADIEVLVEVIDQVVDQLSADLA